The genomic region CCGAACTCACGCGGCCAGAGCCACTCAGTCCCTATGCGGTGAGCAAATTCGCGGGCGAAGAATATATCAAGATGTATGGGAGAGTGCATGGATTGACGTGGGTCGTATTGCGGTACACGAACGTCTTCGGACCGAGGCAAGTGCCCCACGGAGAATGTGGAGTGTGCGCGGTGTTGACCGACCTCATGCTACACGGCAAGCAACCGACGCTGTTCGGATTCGGTGAACCGATTCGTGACTACGTCTACGTGGGCGATGTGGCCCGCGCCAATTTGTTGGCGCTGGAGAAGGGCGATAACGAGACCATTAATGTTTGCTCGGGCGCGCCTACCACGGTGAATCAGATCTTTTCGGCGCTGAAGACGATTATCGGTTTTGACCAGGAACCTATCCTGAAGCCCTTGCGCCCTGGCGAAGTGGAACGCAGTCTCGCGTCGAACGAGAAGGCGGCACGTATACTAGGGTGGAGACCCAC from Candidatus Hydrogenedentota bacterium harbors:
- a CDS encoding NAD-dependent epimerase/dehydratase family protein; translated protein: MKAVVTGGAGFIGSHVVDTLIEHGHDVAVVDNLVTGRKENLNARARFHQVDICDAALQEVFAQERPDAVFHLAAQMDVTKSVSDPGFDAKVNVLGLIQVLNLCKEFGTKRIIFSSTGGAIYGAAKDYPATELTRPEPLSPYAVSKFAGEEYIKMYGRVHGLTWVVLRYTNVFGPRQVPHGECGVCAVLTDLMLHGKQPTLFGFGEPIRDYVYVGDVARANLLALEKGDNETINVCSGAPTTVNQIFSALKTIIGFDQEPILKPLRPGEVERSLASNEKAARILGWRPTVNLEQGLRVLLETTQG